Proteins encoded by one window of Leptospira neocaledonica:
- a CDS encoding helix-turn-helix domain-containing protein — MGFLYHFTFFSSCLAFFCAIAQIGHSKPSEKRSIVAWEFFIVGSFLIHYPYVHSPLFVKFPYLYSFHLPILLWLGPLLSRSLLLFMEEDIPKYLSSPLHYLPGLISIFLYLPLFLESPEEKIRIAQNYIRPFPYNWGPFISILHLGIYIILTIRFLFRDFRFRKFLETKSLRIVILLLLGSCLPALGGVLISFGNVDVGYFVTYFFLSLLIPCILILQLRYPTLFEDVKQIIREERKYKTSQLGKLSLEQIRADLKELFEIKKIYLDDQISLSSVSEELKISKHQLSEYMNTQENRSFSEFVNEFRLDHSILLMKEKSDWPVLKIAFESGFQSKSAFHDAFKKRFKLSPSEYKRKKISV, encoded by the coding sequence ATGGGATTTTTATATCACTTCACATTTTTCAGTAGTTGTTTAGCTTTCTTTTGTGCGATCGCTCAGATAGGCCATTCTAAACCTTCTGAAAAAAGAAGTATAGTAGCCTGGGAATTTTTTATTGTAGGATCTTTTTTAATCCATTATCCCTATGTTCATTCTCCTCTTTTCGTAAAATTTCCCTACTTATACTCCTTTCATCTTCCTATTTTACTTTGGCTTGGGCCGCTCTTATCTAGATCTCTTTTACTTTTTATGGAAGAAGATATACCGAAATATTTATCTTCTCCCTTACATTATCTTCCCGGGTTGATTTCAATTTTTTTGTATTTGCCTTTATTTTTGGAAAGTCCCGAAGAAAAAATCAGGATCGCTCAGAATTATATCCGGCCATTTCCATACAATTGGGGCCCGTTTATTTCCATTCTTCATTTGGGGATTTATATAATTTTAACGATTCGATTTTTGTTTAGGGATTTTAGATTTCGAAAATTCTTGGAAACTAAAAGTTTAAGAATCGTTATTCTATTATTGTTAGGAAGCTGTTTACCCGCGCTCGGTGGGGTTCTAATTTCTTTCGGAAATGTAGATGTCGGTTATTTTGTTACCTATTTCTTTCTATCCTTATTAATTCCCTGTATTTTGATCTTACAACTTCGGTATCCGACCTTGTTCGAAGATGTAAAACAAATCATCCGAGAAGAAAGGAAATACAAAACTAGCCAACTTGGAAAATTAAGCCTGGAACAAATTAGAGCGGATTTAAAAGAATTGTTCGAGATCAAAAAAATATATTTAGATGATCAAATCTCCTTAAGTTCCGTTTCCGAAGAATTAAAAATTTCAAAACATCAACTCTCGGAATATATGAATACCCAAGAGAATCGATCTTTTAGCGAATTTGTAAATGAATTCAGATTGGATCATTCAATTCTCTTAATGAAAGAAAAATCGGACTGGCCGGTTTTAAAAATCGCTTTCGAGTCCGGATTCCAATCTAAATCCGCATTTCACGATGCTTTTAAGAAAAGATTTAAACTCAGTCCCTCCGAGTACAAAAGAAAGAAAATTTCAGTTTGA
- a CDS encoding LuxR C-terminal-related transcriptional regulator, which produces MKLYKIAILEDDPVFASQCKEKLKKLNRVTKVEVYNSAEEFPKDKEIVYDLVFVDIDLPGKNGLDFILERYSADSKTNFAILSAFESEEILFKALKAGATGYILKKDVGDIQEKAEILLEGGGILSPGLAARVIHSFRKTSHKEVEVLSNREKKVLDMIVDGKRTKEIAASLGTKEGTVRVQIKSIFRKLHVNSRLELVRKFS; this is translated from the coding sequence GTGAAATTATACAAAATAGCGATTTTAGAAGATGATCCTGTATTTGCGAGTCAGTGCAAAGAAAAATTAAAAAAATTGAATAGAGTCACCAAGGTGGAAGTTTATAATTCTGCCGAGGAATTTCCTAAGGACAAGGAAATCGTATACGATTTAGTATTCGTGGATATAGATCTTCCTGGTAAAAACGGATTGGATTTTATTTTAGAAAGATATTCAGCAGATTCTAAAACAAATTTCGCGATCCTATCTGCATTTGAATCCGAAGAGATATTATTCAAGGCATTAAAAGCGGGAGCAACCGGATACATATTAAAAAAAGATGTAGGAGATATCCAAGAAAAAGCGGAGATACTTCTGGAAGGGGGAGGGATACTCTCTCCAGGGCTTGCTGCAAGAGTCATTCATTCTTTCCGCAAAACTTCCCATAAGGAAGTGGAAGTGTTGTCCAACCGAGAAAAGAAGGTATTGGATATGATCGTGGATGGTAAAAGAACCAAAGAAATTGCAGCTTCCTTAGGCACTAAAGAAGGAACAGTCCGAGTTCAAATTAAAAGTATATTCAGAAAACTGCATGTAAATTCTAGATTGGAATTGGTGAGAAAGTTCTCCTAA
- a CDS encoding sterol desaturase family protein, whose protein sequence is MESLVFFFAKLNVWQKAGILLIEFVFFWSLESAFGVFKTGKYKHAKINLFFWVWTLAINLIFAGLITGASVFVEKYRLGLLYLFELPFYLKIIFSFILTDLIAVYFHHRLAHRIPAFWKLHIVHHSDTRMDFTTSLRHHPLEALIRVGFTVLAVILVGVPTESLVLYQAITFLFSQWIHSDSVLPEFWERTISKIFITPGLHKVHHHKTLPWTDSNYGTVFSFWDRIFGTIRFKSEIEFGVDVLPDSEEREKSPIRLLLLPFRAEKEGYIDKSKSNTNIVAWNPKENIQNS, encoded by the coding sequence ATGGAATCCTTAGTATTCTTTTTTGCTAAATTAAATGTTTGGCAGAAGGCGGGAATTCTTTTGATAGAGTTTGTATTTTTTTGGTCTTTGGAATCTGCTTTCGGTGTTTTTAAAACCGGAAAATATAAACATGCAAAGATCAATTTATTCTTTTGGGTTTGGACTCTGGCGATTAATTTAATTTTTGCAGGTTTAATTACCGGTGCCAGTGTATTTGTAGAAAAGTATAGATTGGGCTTATTGTACCTATTCGAATTACCTTTTTATCTTAAGATAATTTTTTCATTTATTCTTACGGATTTGATTGCCGTTTATTTTCATCATAGATTGGCGCATAGAATTCCGGCGTTTTGGAAATTGCATATAGTGCATCATTCGGATACTAGAATGGACTTCACTACTTCTTTAAGACATCATCCATTAGAAGCGCTGATCCGAGTAGGATTTACGGTTTTAGCAGTGATTCTTGTAGGCGTTCCGACAGAAAGTTTAGTACTTTACCAAGCGATTACTTTTTTATTCTCTCAATGGATCCATTCCGATAGTGTTTTGCCTGAGTTTTGGGAAAGAACAATTTCTAAAATATTTATCACTCCCGGATTGCATAAGGTTCATCATCATAAAACACTTCCTTGGACGGATTCGAATTATGGGACTGTGTTTTCTTTTTGGGATCGGATTTTTGGTACGATCCGATTCAAATCCGAAATTGAATTCGGAGTGGATGTTCTTCCCGATTCGGAAGAAAGAGAAAAAAGTCCGATCCGACTTTTGCTTCTCCCTTTTAGAGCGGAAAAGGAAGGGTATATTGACAAAAGCAAAAGTAACACAAATATTGTTGCTTGGAACCCGAAGGAAAATATTCAGAATTCTTAA